The sequence TCCGTCGCTCGCATGAATTAATTGGCGCGCCGGGAGACCATCGCCAAGGCAAGCTCAGGGCAGATTGTATATCGCTCGGACGGCTGCCTTGCGGATATTTGACCCCGCACGGGGCCAAAATAGGCTTTTCCGCGACCCCGTGTCCCTGTATGTTGCGCCGGCTAAAAGGCCAATATTCCTAGGGCTCCGGGATGGGGGGCCGTCGCTCGGCACGGAGAGTGTCGCGCTCGCCATACGAAGGTCGGGGGTGCTTCGCCCTCGACCCTACCAATGTCCCTTCGAACGATCTGCCGGCCGAGGTTTTCAAGGTGTCGAGCGTCCGATTTGGCTCGCGTGTCGCCCGGGATTGTCGCCCGATAAGCGAGGGTTGCGAGCGGGGGATGCGTATAGAAGGTGGACCTTGTTGTGGCGATAGCGACGCGTGCCGATCGGTCATGCCCCTACCAAACGTTTTTTCAAAGGCATTTGGGCTGGCCATAACAAGGATTTTTGCATTGTAGGCTCGCTGGGATCCCATATGAAATTCACAGCTGATCGGCGGGCCGCACTGCGAGGACCGTGCGTCGAAATGTCCCTGCGCGGACATCGAGCCCATGTGCTAACGAAACCCGCCGGGCCCGCGAGGGGTGCCGCGGGCGGTGCGTGACAAATAGAGGCGAGGGAAGTGCTCGGCGTTAACGATCTCTCCTGGCGAATGCGACGGAATCTGGCCACGGCGTGGCCGGAAAAGGCGTACCGAGTGGATTTTTTCCCCGCGCGCTTCATGCTGCGGCGCATCCTGGTATGCAACTGCCCCGAGGCGGTCAGGCACGTCCTCGTCGACCGATTTGACAATTACGTCAAGAGTTCGCTTGTGCGCGAGCTCCTCAAGCCGCTCGGCCGCGGAATGATCAGCAGTGAAGGCGAGACCTGGCGCCGGCAGAGACGGACGGTGGCGCCGACATTCCAGCCGAAGCGGCTCGAAAGCTTTGCACCCCAGATCGTGGCGGCGACGAACGAGCTATTGGCAAAGTGGGATCGCGAACCGGAGGGTGCGGTCGTCGATCTCGCGGTGGCGCTTGGAGCGCTGACGCTCCAGATCGTGACGCGAACGTTGTTCTCGATCAACATACGCGGCCATGCGGGCGAGCTTCGCACCGCGTTCCTGAATTTCGACAATTTCAGCAGCCGGCCGGCACTTGCCGATATGATCGGCCTGTCGCGCTGGATCGAGCGCAAGCAGCCGCCGGAGATGGCGGGTGCGAGAGCGCTTCTCGACCGGATCGTCTTCGGGATCATCGCAAGGCGGCGGCGCGCCGGCGGACCGGCCGATGACATGCTTGCTTACCTTCTCGCGGCACGCGACGGCGACGGTGCCGGGGACGATGATGAGCTGCGCGATCAAATCGCGACGTTCTTCTCGGCGGGTCACGAAACGACGGCGAATGCGCTCGGCTGGACGTTCCACCTTCTAGCACAGCACCCTGCGGTCGAAGCCAAGCTGCACGCGGAGCTGGCGACCGTGCTTGGCGGCCGTCCGCCATCCTATGGCGATATCGGCACGTTGCGTTACACGCGCATGGTCATCGAGGAGGCGATGCGCATACTTCCCGGCGCCAACATAATCCCGCGCGAAGCGCTCGAGGACGACGAGGTCATGGGCCATAAAGTGCCGAAGGGCTCGACGGTGATGATCTCTCCGTGGGTCCTGCACCGGCACGAGAAATTGTGGGACCGGCCGCGCGAGTTCGATCCCGAGCGCTTTTCGCCGGATCGTGCAAAGGAGCGACGCAGGTTCGCGTACATTCCCTTCAGCGTTGGCCCGCGCGCCTGCATCGGTGCTGGTTTCGCGATCCAGGAGGCGGTATTGGTGCTGGCGACGGTGGCGCAACGCTTCCGTCTTCGACCGGCACCCGGCCCGGAGCCGGTGCCGGTCGGCATCGTCCTGATCCGGCCTCGCGATGGCCTGTCAATGCGCCTCGAGCGTCGCTGAAGCGCCCTTTGCGGCGGGCCGTTCAACGCGAACGAATCAACACTTTTCGCCGTGGCGGCGACAGGAACGCACGGAGCCCTGGGGTTGAGCCCTCCGCTCAGCGCCGGCCGCAATGGCGCCTTCAAAAAATGAAATCTGCGGCAATGTGGGGATGCGTGATCCTTCACATACCCCGCGAACTCGCGTCGCTTCGGCCAGGCGGGCTAAGCAGGACCCAGAATCGTCATTCGTTGATGGCAAGTCACGGTGCGGCGTGCGAAGATCGGGAGGAGGAGGTACGCCGTGGATCGTATCGACCTTCGCTCCGACACCGTGACCAAGCCCTCGGACGGTATGCGGCGCGCAATGGCGACCGCCGAGGTCGGCGACGACATGTACCGCGAGGACCCCTCGGTCAATCGGCTGCAGGACCGTATTGCGGAACTTCTCGGCAAGGAAGCGGCCCTTTTCCTACCGAGCGGTACCATGGCGAATCAGGTCGCCCTCCGGGTGCTGACGAGGCCCGGCGACGACGTGGTCGTTGGCCAAGAGGCTCACGTTGCATGGCACGAGCTGGGTGCCGCGGCGGTCAATTCGGGCGTGCAATTCACCGTTGCCGGTTCGGGCGGGACCTTCACAGCCGCTGATTTCCTCGCGACTTACAAGGCCCCGGGACACGTCGTCATACCCTCGACGGCACTGGTGGCTCTCGAAAACACGCACAATCGAGGCGGGGGCATTGTCTTTCCCCATCAGGACTCGCTTGCGGTCTGTCAGGCGGCGGCACACCTAGGGGTGCGCAGCTACCTCGACGGGGCGCGGCTCTTCAACGCCGCCGCGGCGACCGATCTCACACCCGGTGAGCTTGCCGAACCTTTCGATATGGTCTCCGTGTCGCTCTCGAAGGCGCTCGGCTGCCCTGCCGGCAGCGTGCTGGCCGGCCGCGCACTCGACATGCCCCGCGCGGTGCGCGCGCGAGGCATGTTCGGTGGTGCGATGCGGCAAGTGGGCATTCTCGCAGCCGCGGGCCTCTATGCGCTCGATCGGAATCTCGCCCGAATCGCGGACGACCACGCCAATGCACGCCTTTTGGCCGAGCGATTGGCGGATGTCCGCGGCGTGCGCATCGATAAATCGACGGTTCAGACGAACATCGTCGTCTTCCGACTGGAGGAAGGCGCTCCCGACGCCGCGAACGTCGTCTCCCGCGCCAAGGCAGAGGGAGTGTTGATCGCGGCACTCGCCCCCCGCACGGTCCGGGCTGTAACGCACCTGGACGTGAGCCGCGAACATTGCAGCCGGGCCGCCGATCTACTCGCGCGCGTGATCGAGCAGCACTGAACGGACCCCGCGTCCGATCCGGGCACGGCACCGATCACGCACGATGCCCGGACTTTCGGCGCCCGACCTTTCGGACCGGATGACTCCAAACAGTCAGTTCGACGCCGAAGCCGGCGTGACACCCACATACTTGAATTGGTGGGTCACATCCCCGTCCGGGTATTTCGGATCGTGCTTCACCTGGTAGGCGCTGATCACCTTGGTCACCATGTCCCCGTTCGCGTCGAACGCGACCTCGCCCTGCAAGGTCTTGAGGTTCGTCGACTGGATGGCGTCACGCACGGTGTCGCGGTTCACCTCCTTGCCGCTTGCCGCAACGCGCTTAATGGCGTCGATGATCACGAATGCGGCGTCATGGGACGTGATCGAGTAGTCCTCCGGGGGCTTTTTGTAGCGGGCCGTAAAGCGATTGGCCCATTCCTGAATAGCCGGATCGTCCGTTACGTGAGGCGAGGGAACCGTTGCATACCATCCATCCGCCGCCGGAAAGCCGACACCCTTGAGAAAGTCTCCGCCGACCAGACCGTCTCCTCCGCCCTTGACCGCATTGGGAATGACCTCGTAGGCCTGCTTCGCAAGCTTGACCGTCGCGACGGCGTTGCCGCCGACATAGAGGCCGTCCGGCCCCATTCCCTTGATCTTCGTCAATACGGTCGTGTAGTCGGCCTCCTTCGGGTTGAGCTGGTCGCGGCCCAGGACTTTGATCCCGATCTTCTTGGCCTGACCCTCGAAAGCGTCGGCAAGGCCGACGCCGTAGGCGCCGCCATCGTCGAGCACGTAGACCGACTTCACGTGAAGAACGTCCTTGAAGTAGTTGGCCATGTTCGGGCCCTGATAGGCGTCGGTCGCGACCATGCGAAAAAAGACCGCCTTGCCCTTCGGGCGAAATTGTCCTGCGAATTTCGGATCGGTGAGGTCCGGATTCGTCGCAGACATCGTGATCGCCGCAAGGTTTGCCTCCGACAGGATCGGGAGCATCGCCTTGGCCTCGCCGCTCGTGGCCGGACCGACGATCGCGACGACTTTCGAGTCGGACGCTAACTTGCGCGCGTTCACGGCGGCCTGGGCTGGATCGTATTGTCCCGTGGTCGCAGTACCGCTGTCGAGCACAGCCGCATCGAGCTTGTAGCCCGCCACCCCGCCTGCGGCGTTCGCGTCGTCAATGGCGAGCATCGCGCCATCTTTCATCGTCGTCGCCAATTCGGCGTCCCCTCCCGTGAGCGGAAGCTCGATGCCGATCGCGACGGTCTTATCGGCGGCCCCCGCTGGGGCGAATAAGCCGAATGCGGCCGACATTGCAGACGTGGCGATCGCAACCGCCAAACGGTTCCAGCAGATGGAACGGGTCATGTGATTTCCTCCCCCCTCGCGTCGGTGAACGGATCCCGTGATCGTACGTGGCGCCCCCGCAGGCCGACGTGCGCGTGAGTTTTGGCGCCTCCGAAAATCGAAGGCGATTCTAATTTATAACATGCCATGTCACGAGAATCCGAGGCCCGTTGATGCCCTGCAGTTGAAGAGCATCTTCGCCCGTGCGTCGGTTGGAGAGACTAGTGTGGCGAATCCGAAATTCGCCACATCTGGGTGCGGGCCCGGGAGCGAATTTCGGATTCACAGCCACACGAGGAATATATTGTATCTCGTGTGGTATTCGGGTTTGAAGTTCCTAAACGCGGATGCCACCAAAATGCTAGGAACTTCAAATCCGCCACACTAGGCGGTCGTGCGCCCGAGGAGGTACTTCGCGATCAAGTGGTCGAGCGAGATCAGGCCGGGGCCGCGCGTGAGGATGAAAAGGAGCATCGATGTCCAAATCAAGTGCTCATTCCAATCCTCGGGATAGACGAGAACCTCGATCACGAAGGTCATGGCGAGCATCGGCAACGTCGCGAGCCTCGTGCCGAGGCCGATGACAAGCAAGACCGGCGTCGAAAGTTCGACCGAGGCCGCAAGCGTTGCGGCGAGTTCGGGCGGCAGAAGGGGCACTTTGTACTCGTCGCGGAAAAGCGCCACCGTGGTCTGCCAGCTCGCGATCTTCGTCAGTCCCGAACTCCAGAAGACACCGCCGACGCAAAGCCGGAAAAGAAGCTGAAAGGCCCACAGCGGGAACCGCTCCAATGCCGTGAGAATTGATCCCGCGCGCTCACGCCAACCGAATTTCACGGGCAAGACGGCACTCCGGTCATTCACGATTTACGCTCCATCCATTCGGCCGACGCAATTGCAAGTCCAACCACGGCCTCATCGCGGAAAAGTTCGGCAAGTGCCGCGGCGAGATCGAATGGGGGCGTGCCATCTTCGCCAGATGCCAGCTCGAATGCCCGTTCGAGAGTCTCGCCGCGCGCGAGCGCGCGGCGGAACGCGAATGACGCGGGAGCGAGCCGGCGATAAACCACATCCATACCGCGCCGGCGAAGCTCGAGGCGGACTCCACCCGCGCCGATATCGATCGATCCTTCGCCCTCGGCGTCCGCTTGGTTCTCGCGCCAGATACGATCGATCGGCCAGGGCGAGGCGAGGTGGCGGATCGAAGGGTGCAAATGAAAAACGAGGCGCCCCGTATCCTCGGGCGCGAAAGCGCCAAGGGCGCTCGGCGCCAAGGGTGCCGCCTCCGCGGCAGTCGCCGCTTCATGCATGAGCCACTCGAGCCGCGCCGTGTCGGCGAGGTAGACAAGCTCAACGCAGGGCGGGAATTTTCCGAGGAACGCCGGAAAGTCGGCGCCATAGGTCGTCAAGCACGGTTGTTGCGGCGGCCGGCTCCTGATGAACTCATGGGCGGCGTAATCGAAGAAGCGTTCATCGACGAGACGGCAGATGACCGGGAATGTTTCCTTGAGTGCGGCCGTGAGCGACGCCATGACATTGTTGCGATAGACGGCAAGCCGCTCGGCCGGCGTGAGCCCGTCGTCGAGGATGAGCCCGGCAATACCATCCTCCGCGTCATTGAGAATGGCGTCGCGGAAGTTGCGTTGAACTTTACCGAGCGTCGACATTTGCGAGCAGCGCGGATGCAGCGATCTTCCCGGCTTTCCTTGCCTCGGCAAGGAGTTCGGGGAGGGCCGGCAAATTCTTGTCCCACTCGATGAGGCTCGGCACCATGCCGAAGCGGTCGACTGCTTGGCTGTAAAGCGCCCATACCTCGTCGCACACGGCAGCGCCGTGATCGTCGATAAGAAGCGGCCGGCCCCTGCGCTCGGTCTTAAAATGTCCGGCGAGGTGAATTTCGCCCACGATGTCGCGCGGAATTCGCTTGAGATACGCCGCGGCGTCGAGGCCGAAGTTGACGGCACTCACGTAGACGTTGTTCACGTCGCAGAGAAGGCCGCAGCCAGTCCGTCGCGCAAGTGCTGCGAGGAACTCGGGCTCGGGAATCGATGAGGTGCTGAAGCGTAGATAGGCGGAAGGATTCTCGACGAGAATCGCTCGGCCAAGAGATTCCTGGACGATGGCTACGTTGCGGCTTACGACGTCGAGGGTCTCCTCCGTGTAGGGGAGGGGGAGGAGATCGTTGAGGTAAATCCCCTCGTTCACGCTCCACGAAAGATGCTCGGAGACGGCGAAAGGCTCCGTCTCGGCCACGAGTGCCTTGAGGTGCCCCAGATGCGTACGGTCGACACCCTCGGCACTGCCGAGCGATAGGCCGACGCCGTGGAGGCTCAAGGGGTAATGCTCGCGCACCGCTAGGAGACGGGCGCGTGCCGGTCCCCCGCCCATGTAGTTCTCCGGATGAACCTCGAGCCAGCCGACAGGCGGGTGGGTGGTCAGGATTTCGGTCAGGTGCGGCGCGCGCAAGCCCACGCCGACTTTCGTCGCGATCGTCTTGCCCATGCCATCCGCCCGATCCATCGCCCCATCCCGCCTTCGGCAGCGCCCGATGTTACGCCTTCGGGGTCAGGCTCGCACCCTGGATCTTGGAGCAAGTGCCGACGGGCACATAGATCCAGGATTTGGGGTCGTTGGAAACCTTGGCTTCACCGGCGCAGGAATGCACACCGGTTGCACCGCAGTCGTTCTTGCCGGCGGCGGCGACGCCGTAGCATTTCTCCGCCTGGAACGACGGTGCGGGTGCGGGGCCCGCGTTGGCGAGAAGCGGCAAGGCAACGGTCGCCGCGACGGCGGATGCGATCAAAAGCGAGCTTTTCATGTGAACCTCCTGAACTTGACCAGTTCCCGGCCGCATTCTCCGCTCGAGTCGACCCGAGGGGAGGTAATGCGCGCCGGCACCATCCGCAATCTAGGTGCGGGACCGCTCACGAACTCATCAGCAAGCGGTGACCTCACGCTCATGTGTAAGGCCGTGAGGCGTCCAGATTTTCGCGCTGGCGTGGCTATGAATCCGAAATTCGCCACATCCGGGTGTGGGACCGTGGGCGAGTTTCGGATTCGCCACACCAGGCTTGGCCGCCCCCTCCCGCAGTAAGGCATCGTTAACATCTGGTACACCAATGTCGCGCACACTGCCGTCCTGGATTTGAAAGAAGGGCTTGTATTGAGATGCCCCCGTTGCCGCCCCAGAATCCTCGATACAATTTCAGCGCGATGTCGGTGCTCATCGTGGAGGACAACGTTTTCGCGCAAAAACTCGTGCGCGACATTTGCAGGACATTCCGGTTCGGCGAGATAGTCGTATGCGGGTCGTCGGAAGAAGCACTCGAGACCCTCAAGGCAAAGCGCGTCGACTTCATCATCAGCGACTGGGACCTGGGCCCCTCGTCGAAGATGGACGGTCTCGAACTCACACGGCACATTCGTCGCGACCCCGCCAGTTCGGATCCCTACGTGCCGATCGTCATGTTGACGGCCCATGCCGATATGGCCCATGTGACCCGCGCGCGGGATGCCGGTGTCACGGAATTTCTCGCCAAGCCCATCTCGCCGGTTCTTCTCCTGGCGCGGCTTACCCATATCATCGACCATCCGCGCCCCTTCATCCGGCATGGCGATTACTTCGGACCGGATCGGCGCAGGCGCGTCGTACCGATCGACGGGCCGGAGCGGCGTGGAAACGCGGCGGCGAACGCAACGTCGAGCGAAACGGTGGCTGGCTCAAGTGCCGGCAGCGGGCCAAAGAAAAATCTCTCCGCCGCCGACGTTTCGGAAATTTTGCCCGAAACGGCGACGCCGGCAAGGGCTGATCAGGGGACAGGAGCCACGACATGAATGCGGCGACCAGTGTCGAGATTATCGACATGCCGAATCGACTCGCGGAACGGGCGGCGAAGCCGGGCGGCCTGACACCCGATGAAATGGTGCGTGCGGGCCTGGCCGCTATTGCGAAACACACAACGCGTTACCAGGACGAGCGGCGAAAGGATCTCGACGAGCTAAAGGCGCTCTTCGCGCGGTTCACCTACGCGCCGTCTTCCAACCTCAAGCTGCTCGACGACATTCGCCGCAAGGCCGACGACCTCAGGAGCCACGCCACCACGTTCGGCTATCCGATCGTGACCGCGGTCGCCGATTCACTCTCGACTCTCGCCGAACGGCTCGTCGCAACGGATGCAAGCACCCGGTTGGCGCTTGAGGCGCTCGAGACCCATGTCCGGGCGCTTACGCTGCTGATTGAAAAGAACATCACGGGCGACGGCGGCGCCTATGGGGGCGAACTCATCGCGGGGCTCAAGGGCGTTATCGACAAAGTTGCCGTGGAATAAGCAGGAAGATCGCGGGATCAGGCGCTTTTGACCGCTCGGCTAAGCTGAACTCTCTCGGCGCGTCCGAGTCCTTCCTGCTCGGCCCAATCGCGGCTGTTGAGCACCTGCCCGTCCCTTCGTACCCGCTCCGTATGCGTGAAATCGATATCGGCGTAGAGCCACTGTGCACCGTTGAGCGCACCCTCGGCGATGATCCCTGTATCCGGGAGCCCACGATCGGGTGGCGCATAAACGCCGGCAGCACCCACATTGACGTCGACCGCGGGAGACCACGGCGCCTCGCCGACCGTCGGCGCCATCGCCACGTAGCACTGGTTCTCGATGGCACGGGCCCGGCAGGCAATGTTAACGCGGCTGTAGCCCGCGACGGCGTCCGTGCAGCTCGGCACCAGGATCAGGCGTGCGCCGGAATCGCACAGGCGGTGCACAAGAAGCGGAAACTCCACGTCATAGCAGATCGCGATTCCGATCGGTCCGAGGTCCGTCTCGAAGAGGCGAAGACGATTTCCGCCCTCGATACCCCAAAGCTCGCGCTCGAAGCGCGTCATGACGATCTTCTCCTGGCTGCTGTATGGGCCGTCGGGCGAAAAGAGGTGCGTCACGTTGTGAAATTGTCCGACAGAGTTGCCGACCGGCAGGCTCGCGGCGGCGATGTGAACGCCATACCGTCGGGCGAGCTCGGCGTGCAGTTCCAAGAAGGGCTCGACGAACTGCTTCATTCCTTCGATCGATGCCTTGAGATCGCCCCGCGAATTCTCATCAAGGAGGGAGGCAAGTTCCATTCCACCGTATTCGGGAAAGAGAAGGAGTTCAGCGCCGTTGCCGGCGGCCTCGCCGACCCAGCTTTCGAGCTTCATGCGATAGGCGTCCCAGCTTGCCAAAAGCTCGATCGGGTACTGTGCCGCGGCGATGCGCATGGCTGGCTAGATCTCCCTGATCCAAAAGCGCATCGGCTTTTCGGTTGGTACGTTGTCGCCGATATCACGCCATGAAAAGACGCTTTCGATGCCCGCAAGGGGGCGATAGCCGCGGTTTCGCCAGAAGCCATCGAGCGGGGCATAATCGCTCGGCCGTTTGGGATGATCGGCCGACCGGGTGACGGCACAGAAGACCACCCGATCGAAGCGCTGAAGCACGCGGGCATGGGCTTCCCGATGCTCGAAGAAGGCAACGCCGATCCCGCGGTTGCGATAGGTCGGCAAAAGTACGGACTCCCCGAAATAGAAGATTTTCGATGCGTCGAAGCCTGCGGCGTGGAACGGGGCCTTAATATATTCGTGCTCATGCTCGAGCGGTGCGCCGGTCGCGGCCCCGATTAGATTATCCCCATCGAAGGCGGCGACAATGACGCTGTCCGGGCTTTTGGCATAAGTCTCGACGTAACGTGTCTCGTAGGCCTCGTCGCCCTCGTAGAGATACGGAAAATCCCGGAACACGGTCATTCGCAAACGCGCGAGGCCAGGAAGCGATTTCGCAAAGCCGTCTCGCGTGAGCCGCTCGACGCGGATACCGGCGACCACACTTGCGGGCTCGCACACTTGGCTTATCCAATTCCGGACGTTGTACGTGTTGGTGATCCGCGCCACCTTGCCGTCCCGCACCTCGAAGAAGGCCCCGGCGGCAAGACGGTAACGTTGGCCCCGTGCCGGCGGCAAGCCGTCGTCGGTCTTTAAATATCGTCCGAGTACCGTGAACTCCGCGGCAGCATGGGCGCCGTCAACGCCCGTCGTGACCACGAGATCGACAATGCGCTCCTCATAGCGTTCATTCATGCGATCGAGAAAGCGGCGGAATGCGCCCTTGCCGACCTGACGCCCGCCCTGGTTGACGTCATGCATAACCTCCTCGGCAAGGAGGGCTAAAAAGCCTTCGACATCGCGACGATTGAAGGCCGCATAATACGCGCGAATGAGATCCTCGGTCGTCATCGTTTTTCCGTCACAGGCAGCATGCAGGCGCCGTCGACCCCAATCTGCGCAACCTCCGCGAACGCCACCACTAGGGCAAAAGAGAATAGAGGACAAGCGCCAACCAAGCCGCTCAGCCGGCACCCGCGGTCCGGCCGCCGAGATAGGCAGCGCGCACGTCGTCATTGCTCCAAAGCGCTTCGGGCTTGCCCTCGGCGACGAGGCGTCCGGTCTCGAGCACGTAGCCCCGGTCGGCAACCGAGAGCGCCATGTGGGCGTTTTGCTCAACGAGCAGGACTGTCGTACCCTCCTTGCGAATTTCGGCGATCACTTTGTAGACCTGTTGCACGATGAGGGGGGCCAAGCCAAGGGAGGGTTCGTCGAGGAGGAGGAGCTTCGGCCTCGACATCAGGCCACGTGCGATCGCCACCATCTGCTGCTGACCGCCCGAGAGCGTCCAGCCGAGCGCTTTTTCGAATTTCTTGAGTTCCGGGAAGATGGCGAACATACGTCCGACGTCCGCATCGATGTCGCGCCGGGTTACCTTGCGACGATTGGAGGCGCCGAGGACGATATTCTCCCACACCGTCAGGCCCGGAAAGACGCGCCTTCCCTCCGGCACGTGGGCGATGCCGAGCTTCACGATTGCTTCGGGCGAAAGCCCGCCGATCGGCCGGCCGTGGAAAAGAATGCTGCCCGATTGGGGTTTCATGAGGCCGGAGATCGTGCGAAGCGTCGTACTCTTGCCGGCCCCGTTGGCGCCAAGCAGGGCGACGATCTCGCCTTCATCGACATGAAGCGAGAGGCCTTTGAGCGCTTCGACCTTTCCATAGGCCGAGACGGCCTCGTGAAGTTCAAGTAGCGGCATTCGCCCGCACCTCTCCAAGATATGCGGCGACCACCTCGGGATCGCGCAATACGTCGGACGGCGACCCGTCCGCGATGCACCGGCCGAAATTGAGCACCGTAATGTGCTCGGCGACCTGCTCCACGAGATTCATGTCGTGGTCGATGATGAAGATCGTGAGACCGTGGCCCTTGAGGCGCTTGAGCAGGCTGACCAGTTCCGCCTTCTCGACGTGGTTGAGCCCTGCACCCGGCTCGTCGAGCAGGAGGAGCTTCGGCGTACCGGCGAGGGCGCGCGCGATTTCGACGAGCCGCTGGTGTCCGTAGGAGAGGCTTGCGACCTGCAGGTGCGCGCGATCCACAAGGCCCACGAAGTCGAGTGCTGCGAGTGCGTGATGCTCGAGTCCCGCGGTCTTGCCCGCGACCCTGTGATTCGGCCGCTCGGCCCCGACCATGACGTTGTCGAGCACGGTCATGGCGCCGAACAGACGAATATTCTGGAAGGTTCGGCCCATGCCGTGGCCCGCCCGCTCATGAGGTGCGAGATTGGTGATATCGAGGCCCTCGAGAATGACGACACCCTTCGTCGGCCGGTAGATGCCGCTCAATACGTTGAGCATCGTCGTTTTGCCCGAGCCGTTCGGTCCGATGAGCGCATGCACGGCGTTGCGCTTGACCGCAAGTCCGACGCCATCGACTGCCTTCAGGCCGCCAAAATACTTGGCAAGACCTGTTACCTCCAGGATCGTCGATCCGTCCGCCCGGCCGGTTTCCTCGGTCAGCGGCAAGGGTGGGATCGCTCCAGGACGGATCGGCCTGACCGGATTCAGCTTGCGCCAGAGTGCTGTCGCGAAGCCCCAAATCCCCGCCGGCATGAAGACCATGATGAGGATGACGGCGCAGCCGTAAACCGCAAGGTATATGGTCTTGAGAAAACGCAACCATTCCGGCAGGAGGATCAGAAGGCCGGTACCCAGCACCGTCCCGGCGGGCGAACGCGAGCCGCCCAAAAGCACCATGGTAAGGAAGACGACGGACTCGTTGAACGTGAATTGATCGGGGCTGATATAGGCGAAGCCGCCCGCAAAAAGGCCGCCACCGATCCCGCCGAGCAGGGCCGAGAGCGTAAAGGCGACGACCTTGACCCGGTAGGTGTTGACCCCAACCACGCCCGCCGCAAGCTCGTTGTCGCGCACGGCCTGCATGGCGCGGCCGAGCTTGGTCTTCCTGAGATGCCAAACGAAATAACCCACGATGAACAGGATGGCGATGGAGACGGCAAGATAATGCGCGCTCGGGGCGAAATAATTGTGGAAGAGCACGGGACGCTTGATGCCGGTAACACCGTCGGGTCCGCGCGTGAGCGAAACCCAGTTCGTCAGCACGAGCGCCATGATGGTCTGGAAACTGATCGTTACCATCGCGAGGTAATGGCCGCCGAGGCGAAGCGAGGTGAGCCCGAGAATCGCTCCCGCCAGTGCCGCGAGGCCGATCCCGACGACGAGCGAGGGGAAGAATGGCAGCGCAAACGTCGTGGTGCCGAGCGCTACGCTGTAGGCCCCCAGGCCGAAGAATGCCGCCTGAGCGAGATTGATCTGCCCGCCATAGCCGAGCACGATGGTAAGGCCGA is a genomic window of Alphaproteobacteria bacterium containing:
- a CDS encoding branched-chain amino acid ABC transporter ATP-binding protein/permease — its product is MTAGQATAAASTRTSAGKHPLGGVTYLAIAVVAVGFAHFTPLPAYWLNLLMQASTYAIAVLGLTIVLGYGGQINLAQAAFFGLGAYSVALGTTTFALPFFPSLVVGIGLAALAGAILGLTSLRLGGHYLAMVTISFQTIMALVLTNWVSLTRGPDGVTGIKRPVLFHNYFAPSAHYLAVSIAILFIVGYFVWHLRKTKLGRAMQAVRDNELAAGVVGVNTYRVKVVAFTLSALLGGIGGGLFAGGFAYISPDQFTFNESVVFLTMVLLGGSRSPAGTVLGTGLLILLPEWLRFLKTIYLAVYGCAVILIMVFMPAGIWGFATALWRKLNPVRPIRPGAIPPLPLTEETGRADGSTILEVTGLAKYFGGLKAVDGVGLAVKRNAVHALIGPNGSGKTTMLNVLSGIYRPTKGVVILEGLDITNLAPHERAGHGMGRTFQNIRLFGAMTVLDNVMVGAERPNHRVAGKTAGLEHHALAALDFVGLVDRAHLQVASLSYGHQRLVEIARALAGTPKLLLLDEPGAGLNHVEKAELVSLLKRLKGHGLTIFIIDHDMNLVEQVAEHITVLNFGRCIADGSPSDVLRDPEVVAAYLGEVRANAAT
- a CDS encoding carbon-nitrogen hydrolase family protein, coding for MRIAAAQYPIELLASWDAYRMKLESWVGEAAGNGAELLLFPEYGGMELASLLDENSRGDLKASIEGMKQFVEPFLELHAELARRYGVHIAAASLPVGNSVGQFHNVTHLFSPDGPYSSQEKIVMTRFERELWGIEGGNRLRLFETDLGPIGIAICYDVEFPLLVHRLCDSGARLILVPSCTDAVAGYSRVNIACRARAIENQCYVAMAPTVGEAPWSPAVDVNVGAAGVYAPPDRGLPDTGIIAEGALNGAQWLYADIDFTHTERVRRDGQVLNSRDWAEQEGLGRAERVQLSRAVKSA
- a CDS encoding ketosteroid isomerase-related protein, with amino-acid sequence MTTEDLIRAYYAAFNRRDVEGFLALLAEEVMHDVNQGGRQVGKGAFRRFLDRMNERYEERIVDLVVTTGVDGAHAAAEFTVLGRYLKTDDGLPPARGQRYRLAAGAFFEVRDGKVARITNTYNVRNWISQVCEPASVVAGIRVERLTRDGFAKSLPGLARLRMTVFRDFPYLYEGDEAYETRYVETYAKSPDSVIVAAFDGDNLIGAATGAPLEHEHEYIKAPFHAAGFDASKIFYFGESVLLPTYRNRGIGVAFFEHREAHARVLQRFDRVVFCAVTRSADHPKRPSDYAPLDGFWRNRGYRPLAGIESVFSWRDIGDNVPTEKPMRFWIREI
- a CDS encoding ABC transporter ATP-binding protein; translation: MPLLELHEAVSAYGKVEALKGLSLHVDEGEIVALLGANGAGKSTTLRTISGLMKPQSGSILFHGRPIGGLSPEAIVKLGIAHVPEGRRVFPGLTVWENIVLGASNRRKVTRRDIDADVGRMFAIFPELKKFEKALGWTLSGGQQQMVAIARGLMSRPKLLLLDEPSLGLAPLIVQQVYKVIAEIRKEGTTVLLVEQNAHMALSVADRGYVLETGRLVAEGKPEALWSNDDVRAAYLGGRTAGAG